In Nasonia vitripennis strain AsymCx chromosome 2, Nvit_psr_1.1, whole genome shotgun sequence, a genomic segment contains:
- the LOC107980647 gene encoding uncharacterized protein LOC107980647, with product MALKVCFIAILVIFSLQKLMCQASILNPYFEDISFDFVNYSYVDSETFDVSINYKPKSRNSINVKIDLIEELPANMMIKLNVSSRVFGQEIPTGLSFESSICDNGNAKFFYDILMVPFGVKECPPEKGSYEKEDFIPDLSKVPIPLVPGTSLLIKIHMYAEGIQLLDCKAFIVA from the exons TCAAAAATTAATGTGCCAG gctAGTATTCTAAATCCATATTTCGAAGACATTAGCTTCGATTTCGTAAATTATTCTTATGTTGATAGCGAAACTTTCGATGTTTCGATCAATTATAAACCTAAGTCTCGAAATAGTATCAACGTAAAAATTGATCTAATCGAGGAGTTGCCAGCCAATATGATG ATAAAGTTGAATGTATCGAGCCGTGTTTTTGGCCAAGAAATTCCGACTGGCCTATCATTCGAGAGTTCAATTTGTGACAATGGTAACGCAAAGTTTTTTTACGACATCTTGATGGTACCGTTCGGCGTAAAAGAGTGTCCTCCAGAAAAG GGATCGTACGAGAAAGAAGATTTCATACCCGACCTGTCAAAAGTACCTATACCCTTGGTACCGGGTACTAGTCTACTAATTAAAATTCACATGTACGCGGAGGGCATACAATTGCTCGACTGCAAAGCGTTCATCGTCGCGTAA